From one Phocoena sinus isolate mPhoSin1 chromosome 6, mPhoSin1.pri, whole genome shotgun sequence genomic stretch:
- the DBH gene encoding dopamine beta-hydroxylase, with product MQVPSPSVREAASMYGTAVAVFLVILVAALQGSAPPESPFPYHIPLDPEGTLELSWNVSYVQETVHFQLLVRELKAGVLFGMSDRGELENADLVVLWTDGDGAHFGDAWSDQKGQIHLDAQQDYQLLRAQRTREGLSLLFKRPFGTCDPKDYLIEDGTVHLVYGILEEPFQSLEAINVSSLQTGLQRVQLLKPNISIPALPSDMRTMEIRAPDVLVPGQETTYWCYITELPDGFPRHHIVMYEPIVTEGNEALVHHMEVFQCAAEFESFPHFSGPCDSKMKPERLNYCRHVLAAWALGAKAFYYPEEAGLAFGGPGSSRFLRLEVHYHNPLMIKGRRDSSGIRLYYTATLRRFDAGIMELGLVYTPVMAIPPQETGFVLTGYCTDKCTQLALPPSGIHIFASQLHTHLTGRKVVTVLARDGREKEIVNRDNHYSPHFQEIRMLKKVVSVHPGDVLITSCTYNTGDRKLATVGGFGILEEMCVNYVHYYPLTQLELCKSAVDPGFLQKYFHLVNRFNSEEVCTCPQTSVPEQFASVPWNSFNRQVLKALYSFAPISMHCNKSSAVRFQGEWNLQPLPEIISKLEEPTRHCPASRGQSPAGPTMVSIGGGKG from the exons ATGCAGGTCCCCAGCCCCAGCGTGCGCGAGGCCGCCTCCATGTACGGCACAGCGGTGGCCGTCTTCCTGGTCATCCTGGTGGCCGCACTGCAGGGCTCGGCACCCCCCGAGAGCCCCTTCCCCTACCACATCCCCCTGGACCCCGAGGGGACCCTGGAGCTGTCGTGGAATGTCAGCTACGTGCAGGAGACTGTCCACTTCCAGCTCCTGGTGCGGGAGCTCAAGGCCGGCGTCCTGTTTGGGATGTCGGACCGTGGCGAGTTGGAGAACGCCGACCTGGTCGTGCTCTGGACCGACGGGGACGGTGCCCACTTTGGG GACGCCTGGAGTGACCAGAAGGGGCAGATCCATCTGGACGCCCAGCAGGATTACCAGCTGCTGCGGGCACAGAGGACCCGGGAAGGCCTGTCCCTGCTGTTCAAGAGGCCCTTTGGCACCTGTGACCCCAAGGATTACCTCATCGAG GACGGCACCGTCCACTTGGTGTATGGGATCCTGGAGGAGCCATTCCAGTCGCTGGAGGCCATCAACGTCTCCAGCCTGCAGACGGGGCTACAGAGggtgcaactgctgaagcccaacATCTCCATCCCGGCCCTGCCCTCGGACATGCGCACCATGGAGATCCGCGCCCCAGACGTCCTGGTCCCAGGCCAGGAAACCACGTACTGGTGCTACATCACCGAGCTCCCGGACGGCTTCCCTCGGCACCACATCGTCATG TACGAGCCCATCGTCACCGAGGGCAACGAGGCCCTGGTGCACCACATGGAGGTCTTCCAGTGCGCAGCCGAGTTTGAGAGCTTCCCCCACTTCAGCGGGCCCTGCGACTCCAAGATGAAGCCGGAGAGGCTCAACTACTGTCGCCACGTGCTGGCTGCCTGGGCCCTGGGCGCCAAG GCCTTTTACTACCCAGAGGAAGCCGGCCTTGCTTTCGGGGGCCCTGGGTCCTCCAGATTTCTCCGCCTGGAAGTCCACTACCACAACCCGCTGATGATAAAAG gccGGCGCGACTCCTCTGGCATCCGCCTGTACTACACAGCCACGCTGCGGCGCTTCGATGCGGGCATCATGGAGCTGGGCCTGGTGTACACGCCTGTGATGGCCATCCCCCCGCAGGAGACGGGCTTCGTCCTCACCGGCTACTGCACGGACAAGTGCACCCAGCTG GCTCTGCCTCCTTCCGGAATCCACATCTTCGCCTCTCAACTCCACACGCACCTGACGGGCAGGAAGGTGGTCACGGTGCTGGCCCGGGACGGCCGCGAGAAGGAGATTGTGAACAGAGACAACCACTACAGCCCTCACTTCCAG GAGATCCGCATGTTGAAGAAGGTCGTGTCCGTCCACCCG GGAGACGTGCTCATCACTTCCTGCACATACAACACGGGAGACAGGAAGCTGGCCACCGTG GGGGGCTTTGGGATCCTGGAGGAGATGTGCGTCAACTACGTGCACTACTACCCCCTGACGCAGCTGGAGCTCTGCAAGAGTGCCGTGGACCCTGGCTTCCTGCAGAAGTATTTCCACCTTGTGAACAG GTTCAACAGCGAGGAAGTCTGCACCTGCCCTCAAACTTCTGTCCCTGAGCAGTTTGCCTCTGTGCCCTGGAACTCCTTCAACCGCCAAGTGCTCAAGGCTCTGTACAGCTTTGCCCCCATctccatgcactgcaacaagtCCTCGGCTGTCCGCTTCCAG GGTGAGTGGAATCTGCAGCCCCTTCCCGAGATCATCTCCAAGCTGGAAGAGCCCACCCGCCACTGCCCGGCCAGCCGGGGTCAGAGCCCCGCCGGCCCCACCATGGTCAGCATCGGCGGGGGCAAAGGTTGA